The following DNA comes from Candidatus Nitrosotalea okcheonensis.
TTTGTAAATGGAGACAAGACTACAAACTCACTGTATCTCTTGTCCCTGTCAAGTGAATGGAACAATCTTTCAGATGCATCTTTCTCAATTCTAACGATGGAACAATTTTTCTTTCCAGTGACTATCTTGAGTGGATGGCCGTTTTTTTCACTGGGTTTTCGTTCAATTGTTGTAATGTTTTCAGGCTTGCCCATATCAGTAATTATTATTGGTATCTCTACGCCATTTTCTACAATCTCCTTTATTGCAATCGGATCAAGAATCTTCATTCCAAACATCCCTGCAATTCTTGCCTCGTTGTATGAGAGGCTGGTGATGCTTTCCAGTTCTTCCTTGACTAGTCGTGGATCTGCGGACAGTACCGCACTATCTTTTTCAAAGTCTATTCTGGTGTTGTATTTTTTGTTAAAAAGAATTCCAAGATCAGCTGCAGTTCTATCAGAGCCTCCTCTCTCATAAGTTGTTTCTATCCCATCTACCGTCTTTCCGATAAATCCTCCTATTGACAAGACATCGTTTTTTTCCAGCAACTCTTCCACTTCTTCCATTCTTTCTGATGACTCGGAGGCAAGAAAGTTTGCCGATTCCAAGTTATTATCTGTGATTATGGGCCATATGTCAAATGGAATGACTTCGGATTTTATGCCAGAACTTTTCAGGACATGGTTCATTACGTGAGACATTAAAATTTCTCCAGAATATGCAAGCAACCTTGCCCTGGTTTCATTGGCAAACTCTCTTTTTTGTAGAGTTTCTGACAAAACAGTTCTAGCTTTTTCAAGAAAAAGATCGATGGTTTTGTTACAATCCTCTTGCAGTGTCCTGTCTATCGTTTGAACAATTTTTTGATATGGTTTTCTCAGAATTTCTGTATCTGGTTTTTCTCCTCTTTCTGCTCTACGCCCAATCTCAAGCGCAATATCTGTAAGAGATCTTTGTTTTTCATTGTATACTGTAAGAGGAGCAGAAAAGACCGTGATTACCTTGGAATTTTTTTTCAACTCGTTAATCCTTTTGATTATGGTGGGTATCAGTATGCCATCAACGCCCACTGCACTGCCGCCAAATTTTGAAATGACTAGATTTTCCAAAACTTGGTTATCTCTCTTCTGGTCCTTCTATAAAGTATTGGGTATTTTTTATGGTCGCACTAATTCCAACTGTGCAAATCATGTACATTGTCTTTAGAGTGCTGATTGATTTTTCAACAAAATAACTAGGCCAAGAAATTTTTTATCAAATCTGATGCCTTTTTTGACCCATCAAAAGGTTGAGGGTTTCTCTTCTCATCAATTTTTTTGCGTATCAACCTGTCAAGATTGAAAATATCACCATATGTGTATCCAAGTTCTCTTGCATTCTCTTCTTGCTCAAAATGACCTTTTATAGGAATGAATATTCCAGGTGTTCCGTAATGCCTTGATTCATCTATGGTAGATTTTCCAGCAAGTGAAACTACCAAGTCTGACGCAAATATTATTTCATGTAAATTATTTACAAATCCTAAATTTCTAATATCTTTATGATTTATCTTAAATGAAGGACCACTCACAATAACAATCTCACAGTCGGGGCTAATTTTTGGATATATCTCAAGAATCTTTTCAATCAAAAATCTACCAGAATCTGTTCCACCTATGCTTACAACAATTGTTTTTTTATGGAATGCATATTTTTCCCGTAATGATTCACGTGACTGTGATGTATTTCGTACTATTGGACCCACCCTTGATAAGTTGCCTTCATTTTTGCCATTTTCTGGCAAAATCACAAGATCACATTTTTCAATTATTTTTTTCATTGACTTGTTCATCTGTCTTTCAATGATTGAGCCAATGCCTTTTGCAAAACTTGTCTTGAGTATGTCAGTTACTAAGATGGTCTTGATTCCCATCTCCTGAGCCACTACTAGCGATGCAAAATCCTCGTCACTTGCAACAACTCTTGGATGATACATCTTGAGTATCTCGGATGAAATTTCTTTACATTCCTTGTAGTAGGAATAATATTTGAAGAGCCACTTGAGTGGTTGTCGTAGTATTCCATTCTCAACCTGAAACGCTGGAGGCATGTACAGGTCATCAGCATCAAAACCATTCTGTGAAATAAGTGTAGAGCCAGCTCTGCCACTCACAAATCTCTTTGATATTCCATCAAGGTTATACGATATGGCCACATCGCGCGTGGCATGTCCAAGCCCTATGGGGCTTGAGAAAAAAACTAGGTCTACCATATCTTCAATTCTATCTGGATGTGATTTCTCTATTTTTTATTTTGGATGATTCTCAAAGTTTAAATCTATTTTAATTAGGAGCTTGCTTGGGTTCATAGTCCAGGTCGGTTATGACGTCGCCCTTACACGGCGAAGATCCAGGGTTCAAATCCCTGTGGACCCATACTTACATACGGTATGGATACCCCTCAAAAAAATGACCAAGTTTCCCATTTTTGGACAATGACAATTTTTGAAATTTCTGCCAGAATTATTTTTTTGACAATGTGGTACTTGATACCATTTCCTGCATTTTTCCAAGATCTTCTGGTGTTGCATTCTGACGTCCTTTTTTATTATGTAAGAATTCCCTGATGATGTGAAAACTATGGATCCATTAAAATCCTCTAAGGCCAACGGGCCGGCATAATTCCGGATGATCTCTTAGATAAGAAATTTTTTGCAGCATGGACTGTTTGTCCTGTGGAAAAGTTCCTCCTATCGGATAAGCATTTGATCCATGATTTGCACGAAAAACAACTTGTGTACTTGGATCTATTTTTGATATCAAAAGTTCCAGTTCCCCTAATGCTTCCGAGTCGTCAATTGGCAAAAACGGCTCTTTGAATTTTGTCAGAAATTCATCACGGATACCGTCTTCTAGATGCAGAGTCAGGGCTCCAACATAGTGCGGTGCAGAGACGCTTAGCACTTTGGCAGTCTCCTCTATGTGATCCCTCGAGTAAGTCTTCCCGCCCAAGCCCAAAATTACCATACATGATATGGTATATCCTGCATCTTTTGCTTTTTGGCATGACTTTATGATTGTCTGGCCTGTTGCTCCCTTGGTGACTTTTTTGAGAATTGTATCTGATCCACTTTCTATTCCAATGTAAAACATTGTCAGTCCTGCAGCATGCAATTTTTTGAGATCCTCTAGAGATTTTTTCAGAATGTTTTGTGGCATGGCATAGCAAGATATGCGCTCAAAGTTTGGAAATTTTTCTCGCAGATAATCTAAAATCTGAATCATTTTCTGAGTTGACAGGTTCAATGCGTCACCGTCTGCAAGAAATATCCTGGTACTGTCTGGCATGTGCTTTGAGGCAAGATCAATTTCTGACCTGATCTCTTCCCATGGTCTCTCGGAATATTCTTTTGAGCGATACATGTTGCAGTATGAACACTTGTTAAACGAGCAACCTAGGGTAACCTGGAAAATTAATGACTTGGCTTCAGACGGAGGCCTGTATAGAGGATAATCATAATCAAACATGTTTTAATCTAATCCTTGTCGATCTTATCAGTTATTCGGTAAGTTCTATCGCGTTTACAATAATAGCGAATCAAGAAAATTAGGTTTTAGAACAAGCCGCGCAAGTTTTGGATAACCAAGATCTATTAATTAACTTCTAATATACGGAAACATATGGCTGGAGACCCACATGCAAAACGCCTATTGTGGTTTGTATTTATGGGCTCAAAAGGTGGCTTGAACAGAATTCGCCTCATTTCTCATATACGCGATAAACCTCTCAATGCAAACCAACTTGCAAAAGAGATGGATCTTGATTACAAGGCAATACAGCATCACATAGGAGTCCTTGAAAAAAACAATCTGATAACTCGAGTGGGAGAAAAATATGGTGCAACATTTTTCATGTCTACGTTTCTTGAGGTAAATCTGCAGGTCTTTGACGAAATTGTAAGCAAATTGGAACAAAGTAAATAAGTCAAGTGGAGCCAAGTGTTTTCAAATGGAAGTCCTAATGACTGCAAGCACAATTGTCTCTGGAGCAAACATGGTAGCTCTTGGAGTACTCATCGGGGTTTTTGCCAAAATGTATTCCAAAACCAAGGCACAATTGCCCCTTGGGATGATATTTTTTGCAGGCCTATTGTTTTTGCATAATGTAATTGGGGTCTATGCATACTTTACAATGATGGAACTTTATGGATCTGCACTGCTGCCATACCTGTTGGCAGTACATGTGGCAGAATTTGCTGGCATACTAATATTTCTGAGAATAACCCTCCAATAGTTGGTTTATTTGTTAGATGAACAAAATTGATCTGTGAAGCAAAAGTACAAAGAATATCTAAAACTCAACAAGAATATTCTTTTAGGGTTTCTTGCATCAATTGCAATTTCTGCAATGGTTGCGCAAATATTTTCAAATCAGCAAAGTTATGTAAACGCAACCATAAGTTTGGGCGTTGACTATGTTGTGTACTTTTCCACTTTTGGCTCGCTTTATTACATTGATAACAAGAAAAAATATCTCCTTGAAACAGGCCAGGTAGACAAGGCAGAGCTCAGGCGAGATCTGATAAAGGTGATATCCTCTCTTGGAATAGGTGAGGTTGTCTATACTGCCTGCAGATGGTCTCTCCAGTATTATCTACTCACAAATTCCTATCAAGCTTATGCGGCATCTATTGTATCACAGTCCATCTCAACTGTAATCTACATGATAACTGTAAATTTGAGTGTGAAACTCATGAGGCTGTACAAAGATGGTCCTTAGCATATTTGTTGATGGCTCGGGTGGTCCCAGCTCCGGGTTTGGATTCTTTGTCAAAGAAACAGGCGAGTCATTTTACAAAAAAGAGCCTGGCATAACAAATAACCAGGCAGAATACATGGCTATTATTTCAGCTCTGCAAAAATTTACAGGCATTGAAAATGAGATTATCATCTACAGCGATTCAAAAAATACCGTATCACAGTTAAATCATGAATATGCTATAAACAATGACAAGTTGCGCAGCCTTGCGAGAGAAACTTGGGATCTTGCAGCCAAGTTTCCAAATCTAAAGATAATCTGGATCCCGCGAAACCAGAATCTAGCTGGAAAGATGCTTGGCAGCTAATCCATGGTTTGGGATCCAAGCTTTTTCCTTGGATAAACTTATTATACAAATTCATTTGAGTCCATCTCATTAAAATGAGTGAATCTATTTTCCTGTCTCCAAAATCTATTGCCATAATAGGAGCTTCTGATAAAGAAGGAAGCGTAGGTCGTGCCATTACATCCAACATACTAAAGGGGTATACCGGAAAGATTCTTCCGATAAATCCAACAAGGGAGACCATATTTGATAAAAAAGCGTACAAGAGTGTTCTGGATGTTCCAGAAGAGATAGATCTTGCAGTGGTGGTTACAAAAAATGATGTTGTTCCTGCAGTGCTTGAAGAATGTGGCAAAAAGGGAATCAAGGGAGCAATAGTAATCACTGCGGGATTCAAAGAAGTGGACGAAGAGGGTGCAAAGCTTGAGAGAAAACTTGCAGAAATTGCCAAGCAGTATGGTATCAAAATCATTGGACCAAACTGCCTTGGTGTGATGAACCTTGCACCTCAAACAATGATGAATTCGACTTTCCTCAAAGTGACCCCCAAGTCTGGAGGCATTGCTCTTGTATCACAAAGTGGAGCCATCTGTGCAGCACTGGTTGAAGATGCCAGTGCGCAAGGAATAGGATTTTCATCCGTAATCAGTATGGGAAATAAAGTTGACCTCAACGAGGTTGATATTCTAAAAATGCTTGCAGAACACGAGCAGACAAAGGTCATTGTAATGTATCTTGAAGACATGACCAACGGAAGAGAATTTTTGAAAATATGCAAGCAAATTACCAGATTAAACGAATCAAGAAAACCTGTGCTAGTTTTAAAATCTGGCCGAAGTCCAGAGGGTGCAAAAGCAGCCATGTCTCACACTGGCGCACTCATGGGCTCTGATGAAATCTATGATGCATTACTAACTCAATCAGGCGCAATAAGGGTTGATACCATGGAAGAATTGTTTGATTATGCAACTGCATTTTCAAAGCAGCCACTGCCTTCCAAGGGAGACTTGGTCATTGTATCAAATGCAGGAGGGCCTGCAATAATTTCCACTGATGCATGTTCCAAAATGGGAGTAAAAATGGCAAATATAGAAGACATTAGGCCGCACATAAATGCAGTTATTCCTCCGTGGGGAACCTCCAGAAACCCAGTGGACATTGTGGGAGATGCAGATTTTAACAGATTTGATCATGTGTTAAATCTCGTACTTGCTCATCCAAATACGGGTTCAGTCATAACAATGTGCACGCCATCTGCTACGCTTGATTACAATAAACTTGCAGAAGTAGTTGTCAATGCATCAAAAAAATATAACAAGACAATTCTTGCAAGCCTGATGGGTCTTGATGAGGGAATAAAAAACAAGGAAATTCTGGCAGAAGGTGGCGTTCCATATTACGGCTATGCAGAAAAAGCAATCCGTGCTTTAAAGGCAATGCTACGATTTGCCCAATGGTCTGCTACACCAGAAGGAAAGATACAGCAATTCAAAGTAAACAAGAAAAAGGTAGAGCAAATCTTTGCCAAGGTAAAGTCTGAGGGAAGGAAAAACTTGTTAGAGGAAGAGGGGCAAGAAGTTCTGCGCGCATATGGTTTTCCTGTACCAAAAAGCATTCTTGCCATAAAGGAAAAAAATGCAACAGCTGCTGCAAAAAAAATTGGATATCCTGTTGTGATGAAAATTGCTTCGCCGCAAATTATTCACAAGTCTGATGCGGGGGGAGTAAAAGTTGGATTAAAGACACCCCAGGAAGTCAAAAAGGCCTTTAAAGAAATAATCAAAAATGCAAAAAAATACAACAAGAAAGCAGTCATCAAAGGTGTACTGGTTCAAGAGATGGTAAAAGGTGGAAAAGAGACAATCATTGGCTCAAAACAAGAACTGGGATTTGGACCTGTAGTTATGTTTGGCATGGGTGGAATATACGTTGAGGTACTAAAGGACGTAACATTTCGGATTGCTCCTGTCACAGACTCGGAAGCCGATGAAATGATATCATCAATTAAAACAAACAAGTTACTGCAGGGCGTAAGGGGAGAAAAACCGTCTGATGTCAAAAAACTTGCAGACTGTATACAACGAATTTCACAGCTAGTGACTGACTTTGAAGAAATAAAAGAACTTGACATGAACCCTGTTCTTGTATTTGAAAAAGGCAAGGGCTGCAAAGTTGTCGATGTAAGAATCGGACTTGTTTAGAAAACAAGGACTTGTTATAATATTTATATTACTTGTAAAGGGTACTAGCAGATATGCCAATTAAGACTGCCGCTGAGTATATTCAAAGCCTCAGAGGCCGTGACATGAAAGTTTACCTTTTTGGTGAACTTGTAAAAGAGCCAGTAGATCATCCCATGATAAGACCCTCAATAAATGCAGTAGCAGAGACATATGATCTGGCAGAAAAGGAAGCCGAGATGGCAACTGCAAAATCATCCATCACTGGCTTGCAAGTTAACAGGTTTTTGCACATTGCTGAGAGTGCAAATGATTTGGTAAACCAAAATAAAATGCAGAGAAAACTTGGCCAACTCACAGGAACATGCTTTCAAAGATGTGTAGGCATGGATGCACTAAACTCATTATATTCTGTTACTTTTGAAATTGACGAAAAACACAAGACCAACTATCATAAACGACTAGTAGATTTTATCAAGATGATCCAGCAAGAAAATTTTGTCATTGGCGGTGCCATGACTGATCCAAAGGGAGACCGAAGCAAGGCACCACACCAGCAAGAAGATCCGGATGTATTCTTACATGTAGTAGAAAAAAATGACAAGGGAATATTTGTTACAGGTGCCAAGGCTCACCAGACTGGTTGCATCAACTCGCACTGGATAATAGTCATGCCAACAATGAGATTGCTGGAAGGTGACAAGGATTATGCAGTGGTCGGTGCAATGCCTGCCGATTCTCCTGGGATCACATACATCTACGGACGCCAATCATGTGATACAAGAAGCATGGAAGAAGGAGACATTGATTCAGGAAATGCAAAATTTGCAGGTCAGGAGGCCCTTATGGTTTTCGATCGGGTGTTTATTCCATGGGACAAAGTATTCATGTTTGGAGAGTATGAATTTGCCGCGATGCTTGTAGAACGATTTACTTGTTATCACAGAAGAAGCTACGTATGCAAGACAGGCTTGGGCGATGTTTTAATTGGTGCTGCTGCCTCAATTGCTGATTACAACGGCGTACCTGATGTTTCCCACATACGGGACAAGCTGGTAGAGATGACACATCTTAATGAAACAATATATGCAACTGGCATTGCATCATCGTCTCAAGCTCATCGCACCAAGTCTGGTGTCTGGCTCAACGATGACATGCTAGCAAATGTTACCAAGCATAATGTAACTAGATTCCCGTATGAAATAGGCAGGATGGCACAAGACATTGCAGGCGGCCTTGTTGTCACACTTCCATCTGAAAAAGATTTGAAAAATCCAACAACAGGTCCTATACTGAAAAAATATCTCAGAGGACGAAAAGGAGTCGATGTGGAAAACAGGATTAGGATATTGAGACTAATTGAAAATATGACACTGGGCAGAAATGCAGTGGGATATCTGACCGAATCGATGCATGGTGCAGGCTCCCCTCAGGCTCAGAGAATACAGATTGCACGCCAAATGCAGCTTGGATACAAGAAAAAACTTGCTAAAAATCTTGCAAGCATTAAAGAAAATTCAGAATCAGAACCTGAACAATCAGATTACTTTGAGCGCGTATTCAAGATACGAAAATAGAAAAAATTTACTTGTCTGGATCTTTGTTCTGCGGCTCGCTTGTTTTTGGTTCAAGTGCGTTCGAGTCGTTTATGAGATATGATTTGTCACCTGATAAACTGCTGTCTGTACCAGTCCCTGACTTGTCTGAATTTGTCTTGTCATCGCCTGGTAAGGTATCTGTAGATTTTGGCTTGCCAAATTGTTTTACCAGCATGATTCCTACAATTACAGCTATTATGATATAATTGATGGGGGGTGTAAGTATTCTTGTCACATAGCCTATCTGGGGTATTACATAGACAACTTTTCCGATATAGTTTTCTTTTGTTATTGGAAAGTCAACTCCGGGTATGGACCCAGGATTTGCATCTCCCTTTGTTCTGATTATGAGGGGATTCTGGTTCAACACTTCTGCCACACGATGAACTATGACCTTGTCCTCCGACGGTGCATGGAAAACTATGATATCACCACGTTTTAATTGATCAAAAGCTACATGTCCCTGAACAACAATAACATCAAAGATTTGCAAGTTTGGTATCATGCTTCCACTTGATACGACATAAAATGGATTTTCTGTTCCAAATGCTACCCGGAGACCAATCCAAATTATTGCAATACCGATTGCCACTATTATGATATCCTTTACAATGCCTGACTTGAGGGAAAGTTTTTCCAATTATCACAAGTTCTTTGAAATCGTAAGATAAATCTTGCTTAACAATGGTGATTCACTTTAATTTGTTACCGCAGCTTTCACAGAACTTGGAGCCTTGACTGTTTGTGTAATTACACTTGGTGCATTTTAAATTATTTTCAGCAAGCAAGCTCTTAAGCAATACAATCTCGCCAATTTTTTGTATGTCATCCCACTTTACTGTGATGTCATTTCCATCATTTTTTGTTACAACTAGTACTATGTTTGACTGATCTGGCTGGATGCCCATCTCCTTGACGACTCCAACCTTTCTTGCTTCGGTGTCATAAACTGCTAGACCTGTAATTGAGCTAAATGTCTTTACACTGGTAGATGTTTTTGGCTGCTCTTGCAATTGAACGCTCTGAGCTGGCGGTGCTGCAACATTTGTGTTGGTGACAGGTATTGCAGCTCCAACTGATGCAGCTTCATCGGGCTTGCTAAAGTTTCTATATTCTGCAAGAATCGAGCCACATGTTGTACACATGTACTGTCCCTTTTCAAGAAGAACAAGATTTTCTGCCACTATCTCGTTTGGATTTTCATATTCTATCTTTGGACTTCCCTCGTATTCTTTTTCACATGTATTGCAGTAATACTTGGAAATTTTTTCTGAATCAAGACGGCCAACTGGAGCAAGAAACAAGTCTGGTCCTCCGAGATTGCCCTTTCTTTGCTGATCGTCGTTAACTGTTGCCATTATGAAACCTCCCGATCCTCGCAGTTTTTTTAATCGAAGTTCGCTGCTCATGCTTTGATCTACATAAATCTCAGATAATATGTATATCATTTTGATGGGTCAAATCTATACCACATATCAGAGCAAGAGATTATACAATTTCCAAAAATAACTGAAATTTTTTCAATATTTTGGAAAGAGTTATTAGAGCCAGAGGGCTACATTAAACAAAAATTGACGGAAATAGGTGATCAAACTTTTCTCTGTCGTTTCAATAAAAAGATGAATAAACTTGGCAAAATTTGAAGAATTAGGACTAAAGGATACAATACTCACTGCTCTTAATGAAATGGGTTTTCGTGAACCGTTTCCTATCCAGGCAGGAGCCATTCCAGTACTTCTTTCAGGTCAGGATGTTATAGGTCAGGCACATACTGGAACAGGAAAGACAGCTGCATTTTCACTGCCAATAATACAAAATGTCATTCCAAAAGGTGGGGTGCAGGCGCTCATCATTGCTCCAACAAGAGAGCTTGCAGTGCAGATATCTGATGAAATTGTAAAATTCTCAAGGCATTCTGGAATTCGTAGTGTAACAATTTATGGTGGCCAGAGCATGAATGTACAACTTCAAGAACTTCACCGGGGAGTGGAGATTGTAGTTGCAACTCCTGGACGCCTTATTGATCACATCAAGCGCGGTTCCATAAAACTACAAAAAGTAAAGTGGGTCATACTTGATGAGGCAGACACCATGCTTGACATGGGATTCATCGAGGATATCAAATTCATCTTGGACTTGGTTCCAGAAGATCACATCAATGCACTATTTTCTGCTACCATGCCTGCTGCAATCTTGATGCTTGCAGAAAAATACATGAAAAATCCACAAAAAATATTCATCGATTCAGATGATCTAAGTGGAGAGGGAATAGAACAAGCGTTTCTTGTGATAAAAGACAGGGAAAAAACAGATTATCTTTTTAAATTCATAAAAGAAAATGGCGCCGGTCAGGCAATAGTTTTCTGTTCTACAAAAGACAGGACAAGAAGGGTTGCACATGAACTGGAACAAGGAAGATTCAACGTAGTCTCAATTCAAGGAGACATGTCTCAGTTTAGAAGAGACAAGGCAATGTATTTGTTTAAAAAAGGCAAGGCAGACATTTTGGTAGCTACTGATGTGGCAGCAAGAGGCATTGATGTGCCAAAAGTTGCACTGGTGATAAATTATGACGTTCCAAACCAGGATATGGTATACTTTCACAGAATTGGACGAACTGCACGAGCAGGAGAAAAAGGAAGGGCAATAACTCTGGTATCTTATTCTTCAATTGGAGACTTTAAGGCAATATCAAACCAAACCAAGGTCCAGATGAAAGATCTAAACAAGGAATTGGGAATTGCGGTAAATATACCAGATCCTCTGAAGAGGGAAGTAAGTCATAGGAGAGGCTTTGGCAGATCAGGTGGTGGTTATGGAAGATCTGGAGGAGGTTATGGAAGACGTGATGACAGAAGAGATGATCGCAGAAGATCTGGCGATAGAAACTATTACGGCCTAAGAAGTCGTTGGTAGAAAACCGGGTTCTGTCGGGTTATCAAGACCTGACGCAAATGGTAAAACCAAGTAACGCTGATATATTTATGATGGCAATCAAGTCAATAAAACAGAATTACGTATTTCCTAATGACATTGTATTACTCATGGAAACATTCAAGGAAATGGTAAATTTTTGCATCAAAACAGGATTACAGGAAAATATATCAACTCTAAACAAATTCTCATCACTACACTACAAGGACTTGTTTCAATTTGACATCCAGTCCAAGTACAAACTTACTGCCATGTCTCAGGCAATGGGAAGGTTGGCTCAGAGAAAAAGAGACATGAAAAAAGGCAGATTTCCAAAATCTCCATATGTCTCAAAACCATATCTAGTATCATGTTATGGATTCAAGATAAATGGAATGTTGCTGTCATTTCCAGTCTCAAATGGTGACAAGTTCTTGGTAAAACTAAACGAGTACACTATATCCAAACTTGATGGTACAGAACCACGGTCATTTACAATAACTCCAAGTTCAATATCAATCTCAGTAAGGAAAGAAATCAAGCAAATAATTCCTGAAAATGTTATTGGAATAGATAGAAACCTGAGAAATGTAACCATATCAACAAATGACGGAACTGTAATGTACAAGACCAACAAGTTACTATCAATCAAGGAAAACACATCTCACGTATTATCGTCTTTCAAGAGGTTTGATGTAAGA
Coding sequences within:
- a CDS encoding DEAD/DEAH box helicase; the encoded protein is MAKFEELGLKDTILTALNEMGFREPFPIQAGAIPVLLSGQDVIGQAHTGTGKTAAFSLPIIQNVIPKGGVQALIIAPTRELAVQISDEIVKFSRHSGIRSVTIYGGQSMNVQLQELHRGVEIVVATPGRLIDHIKRGSIKLQKVKWVILDEADTMLDMGFIEDIKFILDLVPEDHINALFSATMPAAILMLAEKYMKNPQKIFIDSDDLSGEGIEQAFLVIKDREKTDYLFKFIKENGAGQAIVFCSTKDRTRRVAHELEQGRFNVVSIQGDMSQFRRDKAMYLFKKGKADILVATDVAARGIDVPKVALVINYDVPNQDMVYFHRIGRTARAGEKGRAITLVSYSSIGDFKAISNQTKVQMKDLNKELGIAVNIPDPLKREVSHRRGFGRSGGGYGRSGGGYGRRDDRRDDRRRSGDRNYYGLRSRW
- a CDS encoding RNA-guided endonuclease InsQ/TnpB family protein, whose product is MVKPSNADIFMMAIKSIKQNYVFPNDIVLLMETFKEMVNFCIKTGLQENISTLNKFSSLHYKDLFQFDIQSKYKLTAMSQAMGRLAQRKRDMKKGRFPKSPYVSKPYLVSCYGFKINGMLLSFPVSNGDKFLVKLNEYTISKLDGTEPRSFTITPSSISISVRKEIKQIIPENVIGIDRNLRNVTISTNDGTVMYKTNKLLSIKENTSHVLSSFKRFDVRLKRHFQQRLGNRRSRRIQQHLHKITKDIIQRAVASRSMIILEDLKGIRKLYHKGNGQGTKYRRKLNSWSFYELQRQIQYKAEWKGIPVGFIDPKRTSQLCPVCGERLQEDRFHRRKLLCNNCKRSMNRDVIASMNISYKGWSRFCHPRGLSDEVVKGNLDNFQPIILGVDGSKLEIQR